One stretch of Miscanthus floridulus cultivar M001 chromosome 18, ASM1932011v1, whole genome shotgun sequence DNA includes these proteins:
- the LOC136524468 gene encoding uncharacterized protein, which produces MDFSAGRSGSRGGGPGDVRAQAERWLEIAEKLLAARDLVGCKRFAERAVEADPLLPGANELLAVADVLLASQSMGPSGHPDPLAILQLPPGASPDHAAISRAFRRLALLLGQRNPHPDAAGTPSFSRYAAVGAAAGAPAPDPPEF; this is translated from the coding sequence ATGGACTTCTCCGCCGGCAGGAGCGGGAGCAGAGGCGGAGGCCCCGGCGACGTCCGGGCACAGGCGGAGCGCTGGCTAGAGATCGCCGAGAAGCTCCTCGCGGCGCGCGACCTCGTCGGCTGCAAGCGCTTCGCAGAGCGGGCGGTGGAGGCGGACCCGCTCCTCcccggcgccaacgagctcctcgccgtcgccgacgTCCTCCTCGCCTCCCAGTCCATGGGCCCCTCGGGCCACCCGGATCCACTCGCCATCCTCCAGCTGCCGCCCGGGGCCAGCCCCGACCACGCCGCCATCTCCCGCGCCTTCCGCCGCCTCGCGCTCCTCCTCGGGCAACGCAACCCGCACCCCGACGCCGCTGGTACCCCTTCCTTCTCCCGGTATGCCGCCGTGGGCGCAGCCGCGGGCGCTCCCGCCCCCGACCCGCCGGAGTTCTAG